From the genome of Rhododendron vialii isolate Sample 1 chromosome 10a, ASM3025357v1:
CCTTGAATACTAACCCATACCGAGTCCTACTTAGGACATTCTCCTCATCGAATTGCCTCGTTGCTTCTTGCGTTTCAGCGAGAGTGATCTTGTTATTGAACATAACGAGCTTCAAACCTCCACCATTTTCGCTGCTTCCACGACCCCCACTCGCTGCTGCTGAACTTCCTCTAGTTGGACTTGGTTTCTTCTCCCCATTTGCCTGTTGTTTCAGCTTCTTGCGCCACCTCAATAGAGCGAAAATGCAGAAGCAACAGCACAATAGCCCAAGGAAAGCCGCACCAGCAGCGACAGTTGTTAATATAATCAACCTCTTCCTCCTTCTACCGGCACCACATTTCCTGTTTAATGGCCTTCCGCACAAATTCTGGTTTCCTAAGTATGCCGAAGGATTGTTAAATCTAGAACCCAACGAGGGTGGAATCTCACCTTGAAGGTTGTTATAGGACACATTGAAGTAGACCAAGCCTGGGATGAGTGAAAGATTTGCTGGGATCGTTCCACTCAATCTGTTTTCAGAGAGATTTAAGACTTTGAGGTTTGACAAAGTGGACAATGAGTACGGAATGTTGCCCAAAAGATCGTTCGAATTTAGTAAAAGTGAGGTTAGCGACAAGCAATTGGAAATTTCATTCGGGATTTCCCCTGTCAAATCATTGCTACCTAAATCGAGGTCAGTTAAAAGGGATAGACGAGATAGGTCATTCGGAATGATACCACTCAAAGAATTTGAATGAAGGTCCAAAACTTGAAGGTTAGAGCAATTTCCTAGCTCGGTTGGAATCGAACCAGAGATGTTATTGCTAGACAATGAGAGAACGACTAGCGACTTCATGAATCCAAAAGTCGACGGAATTTGACCAGAAAAGGCATTGGAAGAGAGGTTCATGTAGTTCAAACCCAACAAGCTACTAAACCCTTCAGGAACATCACCATACAAACTATTCTCCTGCAAAGCAATGACTAGCAAATTCGGCAAACCGGTTATATCAAAAGGCAACTCGCCCGAAAGACCCTGCTTGCTCAAATCCAATGTCCTTAACATATAAAGACGTCCCACACTAGCTGGAATGGGCCCTGAAAAACCATTTCCACTCAAATTCAGCACTGTTAGCTGCCTTAAATCCCCAATATTCGCCACTATATCTCCCAAAAGTTCGTTCCCGGCGAGACTTAACATGCTTAGATTGCTCATTGCCAAAATTTCTGCCGGAAATCCTCCTGTCAATCTATTATCACCTAAACCAAGGGTTTCCAGGGCAGTGAGATTCCCATAACTCGACGGAATCGAACCCGAAAACCCATTTCCACCGAGTAGCAATGTTGTCAATCCTCTAAGCTCGCTGATAAATGAAGGAATTTCACCGGTTAATCGATTCCCTTGGAGATCAAGAACACGGAGTAGGCTACAGTTTGTGATCCCAACCGGAACGACACCGTCCAACATATTATTCGACATTTTCAGCTCCTCCAATCTCGATAAGCTACTAATCGAATCCGGAATTGAACCCGAAAAAGAATTGCCCGAAacgtcaaacccagtcaaagtAATACTACCATTCATTAGCCATGAAGGGAAAACGCCTTGTATCTGATTCTGCTGAAGGTCCAGAACCTGTAACACACTGTTACACGTGGCTTTTTCGGGGGCAATAATCCCCGTGAACGCATTGAACCCCATTTTCACTATCCGGATGGACGGAGGTAAAACGGTGACGTTGCAGAAAACAGAAGACGGGAGGGAGTCAGAGAGATTGTTGTGGGAGAGAGAAATCAGTTGGAGCTGAGGGAGCGCTCCGATGGACGAAGGAACGACGCCGCTAAGGGCGTTCCCTTCGGCGCTCAAGTGAACGAGGGACGAGCAGTTTGATAGCGCCGAGGGCAGGGTCCCAATCAGGAAATTGTAATCGAGCAAGAGGAAATGGAGGCGCTGGAGGTGACCGAGACTGGCCGGGATGACGCCGGAGAGTTGGTTAGCGGCGAGGTTGAGGATGAGGAGGCGGGTGAGGTTGGAGATGGCGGGGGAGAGGGGGCCGGAGAAGGAGTTGTgttggagggagagagagagtaagggAGTGCATTGGTAGAGGGAAGGAGGGATGGAGCCGCTGAAGGAGTTGTAGGGGAGGGTTAGCTTGCGCAAGGAGCGGAGGTTGGGGAGTTGGTCGGTGAGGGGGCCGGCGAGTTGGAGGCTGGGGAGGGTGAGCGATTTGACTCGGTTATTGAAGCAGGAGACGCCGCGCCAGTCGCACGGGGCGGAAGGCGTGGTGGGGTCCCAGTTTTGGAGGGCTCCGAGTGGGTCGTGGAGGGCGAACTTGAAGGAGGTTAGGGCTTCGATttcggtttgggtttgggtttggttggTGGGTTGggcggtggaggaggaggaggaggaggaaaatggGGCGGCAATGGCCAGTAGGAATAGGAGAATTAGTAGTGGAACAGAAGGCGTTGCCATTGATGAAGAAGGTGTTGGAGGCATTTGCATTATCAGGTGCTAGTAGTaacggtttggtttggttttgttttgttttgttggggGAGGACAGGTGGTTGAGGTTATGGGAGTGCGCAAAGGGAGCGTATGTTTAACAGTCACATCTCCTGGTGGAAGTGCACTGCTCTgcttgagaggagagaggagtggccatctctctctctctctctctctctctgcggaGTTTGTGTGTTTTCTTGTCTTCCCAAAACGGTGTGAAAGAGGAGCAGGATCCTTTTCAAACAGCTATAATATGGGCTGACAATGGAGAGGCAGTATTTTAACCTTATCGTATGTGTCAAATGACTCAAACCATTGAATTGAATTGGTGAGACAAGTGTCATCCCTCTCTTTCTTATCCTCTTTTGTGTTTTAAACtttatgacaaaaaaacaaTTGGGGCAGTTTAATTTGTCGCCATAAACATACCTGAATCCTGGTCTTGGGTCCCTAATTGTGTAACATTCATCTTTAATTAACAACAGATAgcatcaaatttgaaaaaaataaaatgggcACCTTTTCCTGTCCCTTAGAGGGATTGGAATTAATGCATAGTCTGTCTGTTTTGAATCAATTTTGGGTTCGCCTCAATAAACAAAGatcgtttattttttagattgcATTGAGTACATTAATCAactcaaaaactattttcactagatttttttttgaaatatatttacattgcaaaaaatagaaaacttaAGTGAGGCCTACAAGTTGAACTCAAGATCTTCATAAAAACTATGAGAGTAAATATTTAAAGTGATATGGTTCTAcacaaataaaacaaacaaatagtaGTGCTGTATAATTATTGACAAGATGCATTTTGTAATCTACACCACGCATTGAAAATACTCCATTTAATACGAATAAGAGTAGAGAAATGTCACAAAATAGAAAGGGCATTATCACGAGTAACAAAACATCATTCTCATTATGTAATTGAGaattaaagttatttttcaaaaaaaaattgataactcAGGTTGATCGATATAacttttttcttcaagtttaaAACATATACACCACACAGAAAACTGATGTgtgcatgcatttttttaatgaattaaGTATGTAAGTTGGTCAGGTGGTCATGACTTAGGACTTAAGAATTTGTTCTCAAGCAAGGTTTTAGGTTCAAAATTTCGTAGATAATATCAACTAATTTGCGATCAGTCCATACAGAGTTTTGCTCAGACTTTAAATAGAATCCCTATTAGTGGACGGTGGGATTAGTCCCCCAAGATTAACTGAGATGCGCGTAAACTGACCCAACACGTGATTATTAAAAGAGAGTAAGGCTGTGTTCCACAACCCAagtaagaacttattttttgttgaataagaaggcttgttccccAAAAATAAGGAGGAGGTgcttatttttcagaatttatataggaacCAATGGGCGCCAGAGAGGGAAATCGTATcagcggccgcgccgggccatctccggctatcggacggccgatccgagccgtccaaaaattctaaaaaaaaaaccgagggggccatcgcgagaatcaacggcatccgaggtgtgtagggtgcttgatccgagc
Proteins encoded in this window:
- the LOC131304788 gene encoding probable LRR receptor-like serine/threonine-protein kinase At4g36180: MQMPPTPSSSMATPSVPLLILLFLLAIAAPFSSSSSSSTAQPTNQTQTQTEIEALTSFKFALHDPLGALQNWDPTTPSAPCDWRGVSCFNNRVKSLTLPSLQLAGPLTDQLPNLRSLRKLTLPYNSFSGSIPPSLYQCTPLLSLSLQHNSFSGPLSPAISNLTRLLILNLAANQLSGVIPASLGHLQRLHFLLLDYNFLIGTLPSALSNCSSLVHLSAEGNALSGVVPSSIGALPQLQLISLSHNNLSDSLPSSVFCNVTVLPPSIRIVKMGFNAFTGIIAPEKATCNSVLQVLDLQQNQIQGVFPSWLMNGSITLTGFDVSGNSFSGSIPDSISSLSRLEELKMSNNMLDGVVPVGITNCSLLRVLDLQGNRLTGEIPSFISELRGLTTLLLGGNGFSGSIPSSYGNLTALETLGLGDNRLTGGFPAEILAMSNLSMLSLAGNELLGDIVANIGDLRQLTVLNLSGNGFSGPIPASVGRLYMLRTLDLSKQGLSGELPFDITGLPNLLVIALQENSLYGDVPEGFSSLLGLNYMNLSSNAFSGQIPSTFGFMKSLVVLSLSSNNISGSIPTELGNCSNLQVLDLHSNSLSGIIPNDLSRLSLLTDLDLGSNDLTGEIPNEISNCLSLTSLLLNSNDLLGNIPYSLSTLSNLKVLNLSENRLSGTIPANLSLIPGLVYFNVSYNNLQGEIPPSLGSRFNNPSAYLGNQNLCGRPLNRKCGAGRRRKRLIILTTVAAGAAFLGLLCCCFCIFALLRWRKKLKQQANGEKKPSPTRGSSAAASGGRGSSENGGGLKLVMFNNKITLAETQEATRQFDEENVLSRTRYGLVFKACYNDGMVLSIRRLPNGSLDEIMFRKEAESLGKVKHRNLTVLRGYCVGPPDLRLLVYDYMPNGNLATLLQEASHQDGHVLNWPMRHLIALGMANGLAFLHSSAIIHGDIKPQSVLFDADFEAHLSDFGLDKLMVASPIAGPSTSAASIGTLGYVAPEAKLTGVATKESDVYSFGILLLELLTGKRPVMFTQEEEDIVQWVKKQLQRGQIAELLEPGLLELDPESSEWEEFLLGVKVGLLCTAPEPLDRPTMSDVVFMLEGCRVAPDIPSPANPTSHHSPAVTQ